The genomic DNA TCTTTAATTCTGTATATCCAGCAGCAACAATTTCTTGTCGCGCTTGTCGAACTACATCATTCATAAATAAATTAAAATCCATATTCACGAAAAGTTCCCTCCATTATTTCATTATTATATATTCAATATACCAATATGAGATACAAATATACAAACAGAAAGGTTTAAGGTAGTGAAAAAAGGGTATGATATAAGCACAGCTAGATCATACCCCTACTCCTTAGTTGAAGGTCACCGTATGTGTGACCTTCCTTTTTTATTTTTTTTCATAAAAATTTTTGAAGAGAAGGTCTACTGCAGAAGTAACCGGCTGATCACCCTCAACAACAGCTTTTTCTAGCTGAGGAAGTAATTCTTTTATTTTTTCATGAGCATAAAACTGTAACTGAAGTTGATCTGTGATTAAGGCGTGCATCCAATCCTTTGTTTGTTTTCTTCTTCGCTCTTCAAACACTCCTGTTTGTGTCGTTTCATGGATAAATCGTTCCATCGTCTTCCAAATTTCTTCGATTCCTTTATTATATAAACTTGAGCAAACATAGGCTCTCGTTTCCCACCCTGTAGTAGAGGGTTGTAGAAAATGCAGAATTCGATTATATTCATCCTTCGTTTTTCGTGCAAAAGCTTCATTATCACCATCCGCTTTATTTACGACAATGGCGTCGGCAAGCTCCATGATACCCTTTTTCATCCCTTGTAGCTCGTCACCAGCACCTGTTAGCACTAGGAGCATAAAGAAGTCTACCATGTCTCTTACCATCACTTCGCTTTGTCCCACCCCAACGGTCTCAACAATAATCACTTCGTAACCTGCGGCTTCACAAAGAGCAATAGACTCCTTTGTTTTTCGGTGTACGCCACCTAGCTTTCCTCCCGTAGGGGACGGCCGAATAAAGGCCATCTTTGACCTAGATAGATGTTCCATTCTCGTTTTGTCCCCTAAAATACTTCCTCCACTCCGCTTAGAGCTCGGATCAACAGCTAGAACAGCTACCTTAATGCCTTGCTCACATAAGTACATCCCAAATGAGTCAATAAAGGTACTTTTTCCCGCTCCTGGCACACCTGTAATGCCAATTCGAACCGAGTTACCTGAGAAGGGAAGAATTTGTTGAAGGAGATCCTGCGCCTTTTTAAAATGGTGGTCAGCATTGCTTTCGATTAAAGTGATCGCTTGAGCAAGCATCGAGCGATTTCCATTCCTAAGTCCTGAACAAAGCTCCTCGACCGTTGGAGCATTATTCACTTTTTTGTGAAACCGTTTTGCAGAAGAAACGCTATTATCTAAATGATTATCATTCATTACTTCTCCACTTCCTCATAGCCTAATCGCTCGTAGATCGCTCTTACCACCTTTTGAGCAGCTACTGGAATGACGGTCCCTGGTCCAAAAATTGCGGCAGCCCCTTGGCGATATAAATAATCATAATCTTGCGCAGGGATTACGCCACCGATTACTACTAAAATATCATTTCGACCTAAGTCCTTTAATTCTTTCATTAATTTTGGAAGCAGTGTTTTATGACCGGCAGCAAGTGAGCTTATGCCAATCACGTGAACATCATTTTCAATCGCTTGTAAAGCGGTCTCCTTTGGTGTTTGGAATAACGGTCCAATATCCACATCAAATCCTAAATCAGCAAAAGCTGTTGATATCACTTTTGCTCCCCTATCGTGACCGTCCTGTCCCATCTTGGCTATAAGAATTCTTGGCCGGCGTCCTTCGTTTTGTAGAAATTCCTCTGTCATGAGCTGAACTTCTTTCATTTCTTCTTCATTCGAGTACGCAGAGCTATATACTCCACTAATTGAGCGGATAATGGCTTTGTGTCTTCCAGCAACAACTTCCACCGCATCAGATATTTCCCCGATTGTTGCACGAGCTCTAGCTGCGCTAACCGCAAGTTCAAGGAGGTTTCCTTCGCCTGTCTGTGCTCCTTTTGTTAATGCTTCTAATGTTCGTTTTACTTCTTTCTCGTCTCTATTTGCTTTTACGTATGCCAGTTTTTCAATTTGTTTTAATCTGACTGCTGTATTATCTATGTCTAAAATCTCAATATCTTCTTCTTTATCAACTCGGTATCGATTGACACCGATGATTGTTTCCTCACCTGAGTCAATTTTGGCTTGGCGCTTAGCTGCCGCTTCTTCAATCTTCATTTTTGGCAAGCCCGTTTCAATTGCTTTTGCCATTCCACCTAGCTCTTCAATCTCTTCGATATGCTCCCACGCACGTTTAATCAACTCATCTGTCAGAGCCTCCACATAATACGATCCACCCCAAGGGTCAATCACATTCGTGATACCAGTCTCTTCCTGAAGAAACAACTGTGTATTGCGAGCAATTCTAGCAGAAAAATCGGTTGGAAGTGCAATGGCCTCATCTAAAGCATTGGTGTGAAGTGATTGAGTATGTCCCATCGCTGCCGCATGAGCTTCTATAAGGGTGCGCGTTACATTATTAAACGGATCCTGTTCCGTTAAGCTCCACCCAGATGTTTGGGAATGGGTACGCAAGACAAGCGATTTTTCACTTTGAGGAGAAAACGTCTTCATCATCTTTGCCCAAATATAACGTCCCGCCCTCATTTTAGCTACTTCCATAAAATAATTCATACCAATCGCCCAAAAAAATGATAATCTCGGAGCAAAGGAATCGATATCAATCCCCGCTTTTAGACCTGTTCGAACATATTCGAGTCCGTCAGCTAGTGTATAAGCAAGCTCGATATCAGCTGGTGCTCCTGCTTCTTGCATATGATATCCTGAAATACTAATGCTATTGAATTTTGGCATATGCTTAGAAGTATACGAAAAAATATCAGAGATAATTTTCATCGACATTTCTGGTGGATAAATATATGTATTACGAACCATATATTCTTTTAAAATATCATTTTGTATCGTCCCAGATAACTGATCCTTACTTACCCCTTGCTCTTCAGCCGTTACAATGTAAAAGGCCATGATCGGCAAAACCGCTCCATTCATCGTCATCGAGACTGACATCTGGTCTAGAGGAATGCCATCAAACAAAGTTTTCATATCAAGGATTGAATCAATAGCCACACCGGCTTTACCTACGTCACCTTCGACGCGTGGATGATCAGAGTCATAGCCTCGATGAGTGGCTAAATCAAATGCTACAGACAAACCTTTTTGTCCCATTGCTAAATTCCTGCGATAAAATGCATTACTTTCCTCTGCGGTCGAAAAGCCTGCATACTGTCTTACCGTCCAAGGTCTATTTACATACATCGTTGGATAGGGTCCCCTTGTAAAGGGGGGCAAACCAGGTAAATCTCCAAGATGGGCTAAATGATCGCGGTCCTCTCTTGTATAAAGAGACTTTATCCTGATTTGTTCATTTGTTTCGTAAAATAAATCGTCTATGGAAGCCAGTATTTCTTCTTTTTCTCGTCTACTTTTTTCTTCCTTATAAGACGATATCTTTATTTGACGAAAATTGGGTTTGTTAAGCATGTGTAGTTTCCTCCATTTCAGTCAAGAGACTCAATAGAGAATCATAGCAGTTACTTTTACGATGAAAAAAGCCCCTTACACCTGTTTGAAGCCACACATCCTTATGTTCAGCAAGCCCACCCAAATATAGTCTTTTTTCTGGATAAATCGCCTGAAATTCTTTCACGATGGATAGCCCCCATTCTTCAAACTCTCCATATGCTCCACACAAACAGTAGGTTGAATAGTTGCTGCTATCAATATATTTCTTAATTTGTTTCCAACTGTCCGTTTCCTCACTTTTTTCCGTAACAATTCCACCTGGTGCAAGAAAGCCTGCAACAAAATCTGCTTGTGGTTTAAACTGTTTGACTCCACCGATACAGATTACCCCTACGACTGGTTTCTGTTCTAGTTTTTCAGACATTCTTCTAAGGTTTTCATAGGGTTCTGAAAGTCTAGATTGCTTTAGTTCAGGTATCTTTATTGCTACATCTTCAGGTGTAACTTTTTGCTGGACGCTTAATTTTAATGGTTGATCTTGCAAATTTGCGTATATATTGGTACCGATAATCGATTGTTGTCTTGTGAAACTATCATTCTTTCTATTTTCCAATACTTTAGAGAGTTGAGATTGAATCTCTCCATCAACAAGAGAAGATAGCATTCCACCAGAATCATCAATTTGTATAAACAACTCCCATGCCTTATTGGCAATCTCGTCAGTTAGTTCTTCTATATACCAGGAACCTCCAGCCGGATCATGTGTTTTACAAATAAGCGCTTCTTCTTTTAGAATAAGTTGCGTATTTCGAGCCATTCGCTCTGAGAATTCTCCTCCGTTCCCTTCGAGCTCATTATATGGACTAACATGCAAATATTGAACCCCTCCGATAACTGCAGCAAATGCTTCATTACTAGAACGAAGAAGATTCACATATGGGTCATACACTGTTTTGGTAAAGGTAGACGTTCGTGCTGATATGACCATTTTTTGGTTTTCTTTACTTCCTCCGTATGCTTTTACGATTTCACCCCAAAGCATGCGAGCTGCTCTTAACTTAGCAATTTCCATAAAGAAATTAGCTCCTATTGAGAAGTGAAAAATATATTTAGATAGTATGGTTTCAATCGGTATGTTTCGGTTTGAGAGTTCTTCTAGGTGGAATACAGCAGATGCAAGCGAAATCGCAATCTCTTGAACTGCGTTAGCTCCCCCATTATGATAGGGAGATGTGTCAACAAGAATTGTTTTTAATTCTGGGAATTTTTGTGAGGTAATTTGAATATTTGTTGCTAGTTCATCATACACAGCATTCACTGGCTCTCTTAAATAGCCATCTGAAGCCAATTGGGCTAGCGGATCTGTTGCAATAAAGCCTTGTACATCACTTATCTCTTTGATGCTACAGAGCTCTGAGACGAGTTTGGATTGCTGACTTTTTTTTACATGCACACAAATTGGGAAACGGTCGGTAAACTCTTCAAATATAGATTGATATGAGATATCTTCTTGAACAGAGAAAGAAACAGCGGTCTGTCCACCTTTGATTGCAGCTTCTATCTTATCTTTTAGTTCATTTGCAGTCGACGCTTGAATAGTCTGAGCAATTCTCCATGGTTGTTTCTGATCACCGTACGAATCAATTCCTCTCCGATAATCTGGGACACCTGGAAATTGAGAAACATGTTGTTCTTTCTTAAAATAAAGCGGTTTCAATTTTATCTGTTCGTATGTACGATTTATTAATTGTTCTACCTTTTTTCCTTTCAGTGACTGTTCACTTTTTTTGATCCAGTCTTTTTCTTGCCAAAGTGGGAATGACGCATGTTTCATATCTCTTATTTGCATTGTATGCCGTGCAAAATCTGCTACGGCTTCCCTCCCTCCGAAAGATAAATTGAGGTAAAATTCAAAATTATTGATCTTACCCTTATTGTAGTACACTTGGGAATAATTGCAAAGAAGAAAAACCGCTGTCTAATTGACAACGGCCTTTTGTCTTAGTAGATTGATGTATTTTCTTTTGTGGTAGCCTCAAGGATATCTTTCACCCGTTTTAAGAATCTTCCGCACACAAGACCATCAAGAACGCGGTGATCAAGCGATAGACAAAGATTAACCATGTCTCTTACAGCAATCATTCCGCCATTCATTACCACCGGACGTTTAACAATGGACTCTACCTGTAGAATGGCTGCCTGAGGGTAATTAATAATTCCCATAGATTGTACAGATCCGAACGAACCAGTGTTGTTAACAGTGAATGTTCCACCTTGCATATCAGTACTTGTTAATTTTCCAGCTCTTACTTTAGAAGCTAATTCCGTTATTTCTCTCGCAATCCCTTTAATGGTCTTTTCATCCGCGTGTTTAATAACTGGAACATATAAAGCATCCTCCGTTGCAACTGCGATGGAAATATTAATATCCTTCTTCTGAATAATTTTATCTCCTGCCCACATAGAGTTCATTTGTGGAAATTCCTTTAAAGCTTGAGCAACTGCTTTTACAAAGAATGCAAAGAACGTTAAGTTAAATCCTTCTTTTGCCTTAAACTCCGATTTGATGGAGTTTCTGTATGCAACTAAATTTGTCACATCGACTTCAACCATTGTCCAGGCATGTGGTGCCTCATGCTTGGAGCGTAACATATTGGCCGCTATCGCTTTTCTAACACCTGTGACTGGAATTTCTATATCTCCGGCTGTTACAGGAACATCCATTGGAGCAGGCGGTGCTTTTTCTACCGCTTTTGGTGCTGGAGCTGTTGGAACAGCTACAGCTTTTTCTTGAGGTGTTGGAATGGCTCCGGATTCTATAATCGCTTGAAGATCTTTACGCGTAATTCTGCCACCCGCTCCAGAACCTGACACCTGAGTTAAGTCAATTCCATGCTCCGCAGAAAGCTTTAAGACTGCAGGTGAATAGCGTGCTTTATTTGGCGCATCACTTACTTCAGTCTTAAGAACTTCCATATTAGATGGCTTAGAATCAACCGATTCCTCTTGTTTACGATTGTCGCCCTCGACTTCGATTGTACAAATGATGGCGCCGACCTCTAATGTGTCTCCTTCATTGGCGATGAGTTCAACAATTTTCCCAGAGAAGGATGAAGGTACTTCTGCATTTACTTTATCCGTCATTACCTCTGCTAGAGGATCGTATTTGTTTACCGTGTCTCCAACTGAAACGAGCCATTTGCTAATCGTTCCTTCTGTAACACTCTCCCCAAGCTGAGGCATTTTGATTTGTTCAATAGCCAATTCGTTACCTCCTTGTTAACCTTTAATCCCTATTAAAATTCAGCAAGCTCACGCATTGCTTTTTCGACCTTATCTGGATTTACCATAAAGTATTTTTCCATCGTTGGTGCGTATGGCATAGCTGGTACGTCAGGGCCCGCTAAGCGCTTTATCGGTGCATCCAAATCAAACAAGCAGTTCTCTGCGATGATCGCTGCTACTTCGCTCATAATGCTGCCTTCCTTGTTATCCTCCGTTACTAATAGGACTTTTCCTGTTTTAGAAGCCGCTTCAATAATTGCCTCTTTATCCAAAGGATACACGGTACGTAGGTCAAGAATATGGGCTGAAATCCCGTCACTGGCCAATTTTTCTGCGGCTTGTAGAGCAAAGTGAACACATAAACCATATGTGATGACGGTAATATCTTCTCCTTCTCGTTTTACATCTGCTTTACCTATTGGAAGAACATAATCATCAGCCGGAACCTCCCCTTTGATTAAGCGGTAGGCACGCTTATGCTCAAAAAACAGTACAGGATCATCATCACGAATTGCAGCCTTTAACAGACCTTTTACATCGTAAGGAGTCGAAGGCATCACAATTTTCAGACCTGGCTGATTGGCAAATACCGCCTCAACGGATTGAGAGTGGTACAGTGCACCGTGAACGCCTCCACCATACGGAGCACGCACTACAATAGGGCAATTCCAATCATTGTTAGAACGGTAACGGATTCTTGCTGCTTCGGAAATAATTTGGTTCACTGCGGGCATAATAAAATCAGCAAACTGCATTTCGGCAATAGGTCTCATGCCATACATTGCGGCACCAATTCCGACTCCTGCAATGGCTGATTCTGCTAGTGGAGTGTCAATTACTCGCGCCTCACCAAATTGATCATATAAACCTTGTGTTGCTTTAAACACACCGCCCTTTTTGCCAACGTCTTCTCCTAAGACAAATACTTTCGGATCGCGTTCCATTTCCTCACGAATCGCCATAGTTACCGCATCAATATACGAGATTACAGGCATTAATTTCTTCCCCCTTACTTCTCAGCGTACACATGCTTTAATGCACTTTCAGCAGCTGCATATGGTGCATTTTCTGCATAGTCTGTTGCTTCATTTACTTGTTTCATTATTCGATCATTAATTTCCTTTGCTAAATCATCATTTAAGAGTCCAACTTCTGTTAGATAAGAAGCAAATGTTAGAATTGGATCCTTCGCCTTTGCTTCTGCTACCTCTTCCTGGCCACGGTAGCTTCGGTCATCATCATCAGAGGAGTGAGGAGTTAATCGGTATGAAACGGTTTCTACCAATGTTGGACCTTCTCCGCGACGACCACGATCCGCAGCTTCTTTCACTGCCTTGTATACTTCAAGAGGATCGTTTCCATCAACCGTTACCCCCGGCATTCCATAACCAATGGCTCGATCGGAAACATTCTCACATGCCAGTTGTTTTTCAATTGGAACAGAAATCGCATACTTGTTGTTTTCGCACATAAAGATGACTGGAAGCTTATGAACTCCAGCAAAGTTTGCGCCTTCATGGAAGTCTCCTTGATTTGAAGAACCTTCTCCAAACGTAACGAATGTTACTAAATCTTTGTTTTCCATTTTCCCAGCAAGAGCAATTCCAACGGCATGAGGAACTTGTGTAGTTACTGGGGAAGAACCTGTGACAATCCGATTTTTCTTCTGTCCAAAGTGACCTGGCATTTGACGGCCACCTGAATTTGGATCCTCTTCCTTAGCAAAACCAGACAGCATGAGATCTTTGGCAGTCATACCAAACGTTAAAACTACACCCATATCTCGATAATACGGAAGAACATAATCCTTCTCACGATCTAATGCAAATGCTGCACCAACTTGAGCTGCCTCTTGACCTTGACATGAAATAACAAATGGAATTTTCCCCGCGCGATTTAACAGCCACATCCTCTCATCAATTCGACGAGCAAGCAGCATCATTTCATACATTTCTAAGACAGTTTCATCACTCAAACCTAACGCAAGATGACGATTTTCACCCATTATCATAACCTCCTATTTAACGGTGACAGACACCACTTGTGGACATTTGTATTTACGGAGCGGACACTCCATCACCCGTGTAACGCCTTTCCATCTACGGCAAGGGCTGCTTCTCCGATTGCTTCAGACAACGAAGGATGAGGGTGAATCGTATGAGCGATTTCCCACGGTGTTGCATCCAATACTCTAGCCAACCCTGCCTCTGAAATCATATCTGTTACATGCGGTCCGATCATATGGACACCTAAAATATCATCCGTTTTCTTATCAGCAATGATT from Robertmurraya sp. FSL R5-0851 includes the following:
- the meaB gene encoding methylmalonyl Co-A mutase-associated GTPase MeaB; its protein translation is MNDNHLDNSVSSAKRFHKKVNNAPTVEELCSGLRNGNRSMLAQAITLIESNADHHFKKAQDLLQQILPFSGNSVRIGITGVPGAGKSTFIDSFGMYLCEQGIKVAVLAVDPSSKRSGGSILGDKTRMEHLSRSKMAFIRPSPTGGKLGGVHRKTKESIALCEAAGYEVIIVETVGVGQSEVMVRDMVDFFMLLVLTGAGDELQGMKKGIMELADAIVVNKADGDNEAFARKTKDEYNRILHFLQPSTTGWETRAYVCSSLYNKGIEEIWKTMERFIHETTQTGVFEERRRKQTKDWMHALITDQLQLQFYAHEKIKELLPQLEKAVVEGDQPVTSAVDLLFKNFYEKK
- the scpA gene encoding methylmalonyl-CoA mutase, giving the protein MLNKPNFRQIKISSYKEEKSRREKEEILASIDDLFYETNEQIRIKSLYTREDRDHLAHLGDLPGLPPFTRGPYPTMYVNRPWTVRQYAGFSTAEESNAFYRRNLAMGQKGLSVAFDLATHRGYDSDHPRVEGDVGKAGVAIDSILDMKTLFDGIPLDQMSVSMTMNGAVLPIMAFYIVTAEEQGVSKDQLSGTIQNDILKEYMVRNTYIYPPEMSMKIISDIFSYTSKHMPKFNSISISGYHMQEAGAPADIELAYTLADGLEYVRTGLKAGIDIDSFAPRLSFFWAIGMNYFMEVAKMRAGRYIWAKMMKTFSPQSEKSLVLRTHSQTSGWSLTEQDPFNNVTRTLIEAHAAAMGHTQSLHTNALDEAIALPTDFSARIARNTQLFLQEETGITNVIDPWGGSYYVEALTDELIKRAWEHIEEIEELGGMAKAIETGLPKMKIEEAAAKRQAKIDSGEETIIGVNRYRVDKEEDIEILDIDNTAVRLKQIEKLAYVKANRDEKEVKRTLEALTKGAQTGEGNLLELAVSAARARATIGEISDAVEVVAGRHKAIIRSISGVYSSAYSNEEEMKEVQLMTEEFLQNEGRRPRILIAKMGQDGHDRGAKVISTAFADLGFDVDIGPLFQTPKETALQAIENDVHVIGISSLAAGHKTLLPKLMKELKDLGRNDILVVIGGVIPAQDYDYLYRQGAAAIFGPGTVIPVAAQKVVRAIYERLGYEEVEK
- a CDS encoding methylmalonyl-CoA mutase family protein, producing the protein MQIRDMKHASFPLWQEKDWIKKSEQSLKGKKVEQLINRTYEQIKLKPLYFKKEQHVSQFPGVPDYRRGIDSYGDQKQPWRIAQTIQASTANELKDKIEAAIKGGQTAVSFSVQEDISYQSIFEEFTDRFPICVHVKKSQQSKLVSELCSIKEISDVQGFIATDPLAQLASDGYLREPVNAVYDELATNIQITSQKFPELKTILVDTSPYHNGGANAVQEIAISLASAVFHLEELSNRNIPIETILSKYIFHFSIGANFFMEIAKLRAARMLWGEIVKAYGGSKENQKMVISARTSTFTKTVYDPYVNLLRSSNEAFAAVIGGVQYLHVSPYNELEGNGGEFSERMARNTQLILKEEALICKTHDPAGGSWYIEELTDEIANKAWELFIQIDDSGGMLSSLVDGEIQSQLSKVLENRKNDSFTRQQSIIGTNIYANLQDQPLKLSVQQKVTPEDVAIKIPELKQSRLSEPYENLRRMSEKLEQKPVVGVICIGGVKQFKPQADFVAGFLAPGGIVTEKSEETDSWKQIKKYIDSSNYSTYCLCGAYGEFEEWGLSIVKEFQAIYPEKRLYLGGLAEHKDVWLQTGVRGFFHRKSNCYDSLLSLLTEMEETTHA
- a CDS encoding 2-oxo acid dehydrogenase subunit E2; translation: MAIEQIKMPQLGESVTEGTISKWLVSVGDTVNKYDPLAEVMTDKVNAEVPSSFSGKIVELIANEGDTLEVGAIICTIEVEGDNRKQEESVDSKPSNMEVLKTEVSDAPNKARYSPAVLKLSAEHGIDLTQVSGSGAGGRITRKDLQAIIESGAIPTPQEKAVAVPTAPAPKAVEKAPPAPMDVPVTAGDIEIPVTGVRKAIAANMLRSKHEAPHAWTMVEVDVTNLVAYRNSIKSEFKAKEGFNLTFFAFFVKAVAQALKEFPQMNSMWAGDKIIQKKDINISIAVATEDALYVPVIKHADEKTIKGIAREITELASKVRAGKLTSTDMQGGTFTVNNTGSFGSVQSMGIINYPQAAILQVESIVKRPVVMNGGMIAVRDMVNLCLSLDHRVLDGLVCGRFLKRVKDILEATTKENTSIY
- a CDS encoding alpha-ketoacid dehydrogenase subunit beta, producing the protein MPVISYIDAVTMAIREEMERDPKVFVLGEDVGKKGGVFKATQGLYDQFGEARVIDTPLAESAIAGVGIGAAMYGMRPIAEMQFADFIMPAVNQIISEAARIRYRSNNDWNCPIVVRAPYGGGVHGALYHSQSVEAVFANQPGLKIVMPSTPYDVKGLLKAAIRDDDPVLFFEHKRAYRLIKGEVPADDYVLPIGKADVKREGEDITVITYGLCVHFALQAAEKLASDGISAHILDLRTVYPLDKEAIIEAASKTGKVLLVTEDNKEGSIMSEVAAIIAENCLFDLDAPIKRLAGPDVPAMPYAPTMEKYFMVNPDKVEKAMRELAEF
- a CDS encoding thiamine pyrophosphate-dependent dehydrogenase E1 component subunit alpha, whose translation is MGENRHLALGLSDETVLEMYEMMLLARRIDERMWLLNRAGKIPFVISCQGQEAAQVGAAFALDREKDYVLPYYRDMGVVLTFGMTAKDLMLSGFAKEEDPNSGGRQMPGHFGQKKNRIVTGSSPVTTQVPHAVGIALAGKMENKDLVTFVTFGEGSSNQGDFHEGANFAGVHKLPVIFMCENNKYAISVPIEKQLACENVSDRAIGYGMPGVTVDGNDPLEVYKAVKEAADRGRRGEGPTLVETVSYRLTPHSSDDDDRSYRGQEEVAEAKAKDPILTFASYLTEVGLLNDDLAKEINDRIMKQVNEATDYAENAPYAAAESALKHVYAEK